A genomic segment from Carassius auratus strain Wakin chromosome 25, ASM336829v1, whole genome shotgun sequence encodes:
- the dkk3b gene encoding dickkopf-related protein 3b, protein MLKFVIISLSLGFVVGSSVHRAGHLDISETLEEHVAQGQTTLNEMFKEVEKLMEDTQQKLEEAVHQMENESSKSLLHGRNFPASFHNETTTEIKVGNRTVHLIERIDKETVNGTGKTHFSRTLIQNTERWNEVDHECMIDEDCGDSSFCLYELITSKCVPCQTTNMECTKDVECCGDQLCVWGVCAQNRTQGQSGTICQYQSDCSPQHCCAFHKALLFPVCRPKPQEGQGCPSHPNQLMDLLLWDEEGPQEHCPCATGLHCQPLKNKSVCVDERNASGEGNAD, encoded by the exons ATGCTGAAGTTTGTGATAATATCCCTTTCCTTGGGCTTTGTGGTGGGCAGCTCAGTTCACAGAGCGGGACATCTGGACATCTCCGAGACCCTGGAGGAGCATGTGGCGCAGGGACAAACCACTTTAAACGAGATGTTCAAAGAAGTGGAAAAACTTATGGAGGACACGCAGCAGAAACTAGAAGAGGCTGTTCATCAG ATGGAGAATGAGTCTTCAAAATCGTTGTTACATGGACGCAACTTTCCTGCCAGTTTTCACAATGAAACTACAACAGAGATCAAGGTTGGAAATCGGACTGTTCATCTGATAGAGAGAATCGACAAG GAAACGGTTAATGGGACTGGAAAGACACATTTCTCTAGAACTCTCATTCAGAACACTGAACGGTGGAATGAAGTTGATCAC GAGTGTATGATTGATGAGGACTGTGGGGACAGCAGCTTCTGCCTGTATGAGCTCATCACCTCCAAATGTGTCCCATGCCAGACGACTAATATG GAGTGCACGAAGGATGTGGAGTGTTGTGGAGATCAGTTGTGTGTGTGGGGTGTCTGCGCTCAGAACAGAACCCAAGGCCAGTCAGGAACCATCTGCCAGTACCAGAGCGACTGCAGTCCTCAACACTGCTGCGCCTTTCACAAAG CCCTGCTTTTCCCTGTGTGCCGTCCCAAGCCACAGGAAGGCCAGGGATGCCCCAGTCACCCCAATCAGCTGATGGATCTGTTACTGTGGGACGAGGAGGGACCGCAGGAGCACTGCCCCTGTGCTACAGGCCTGCACTGCCAGCCTCTCAA GAATAAATCAGTGTGTGTAGATGAGAGGAATGCTTCTGGAGAAGGAAATGCTGACTGA